From the Paraburkholderia sp. PREW-6R genome, one window contains:
- a CDS encoding phosphoadenylyl-sulfate reductase, whose translation MSDVQMLTPELAAKVERLDALLDSIAARHANVKLASSLAAEDMLLTHAILSRGVKIGIFSLNTGRLHAETLGMIDRVKERYGYDIEQFHPQPEAVDEYVKSHGLNAFYESVDLRKRCCEIRKVEPLNRALSNVSAWVTGQRREQSVTRAELHAEEHDAARNIAKFNPLTDWTEAEVWAYLKAFDVPVNPLHARGYPSIGCEPCTRAIRPGEDSRAGRWWWESRDTKECGLHVTTITPIPASSSLNASA comes from the coding sequence ATGAGCGACGTGCAGATGCTTACGCCGGAACTCGCTGCAAAGGTCGAGCGCCTCGATGCGCTGCTCGACTCGATCGCGGCGCGTCACGCGAACGTGAAGCTTGCCAGCAGCCTCGCTGCGGAAGACATGCTGCTTACGCACGCCATCCTGTCGCGCGGCGTGAAAATCGGCATTTTCTCGCTGAATACCGGACGGTTGCACGCGGAAACGCTGGGCATGATCGACCGCGTGAAAGAGCGTTACGGCTATGACATCGAGCAGTTTCATCCGCAGCCCGAGGCGGTCGACGAATATGTGAAGTCGCACGGCCTGAATGCTTTTTACGAAAGCGTCGATCTGCGCAAACGTTGCTGCGAAATCCGCAAGGTCGAGCCGTTGAATCGCGCGTTGTCGAACGTGAGCGCATGGGTGACGGGCCAGCGTCGCGAGCAGTCGGTGACGCGCGCCGAACTGCACGCCGAGGAGCACGATGCCGCACGCAACATCGCCAAGTTCAATCCGCTGACGGACTGGACCGAAGCCGAAGTGTGGGCGTATCTGAAAGCGTTCGACGTACCGGTGAATCCGCTGCATGCGCGCGGTTATCCGAGCATTGGCTGCGAGCCGTGCACGCGCGCGATCCGTCCCGGTGAAGACAGCCGGGCAGGGCGCTGGTGGTGGGAGTCGCGCGACACCAAGGAATGCGGCTTGCACGTCACGACGATCACGCCGATTCCCGCAAGCAGCAGCCTGAACGCATCGGCCTGA
- the cysD gene encoding sulfate adenylyltransferase subunit CysD, with the protein MSTTLDSTVNAPLSNSANRMDHLDWLEAESIHILRELVAECSKPALLFSGGKDSVVVLALALKAFGIGANRKTVLPFPLVHIDTGHNYDEVIDFRDRRAKEIGAELVVGHVEDSIRRGTVRLRRETDSRNAAQAVTLLETIEQHGYTALIGGARRDEEKARAKERIFSFRDEFGQWDPKAQRPELWSLYNARLHNGEHLRVFPISNWTELDVWQYIAREKLELPSIYYAHQREIVRRNGLLVPVTPITPMREGETSETAVVRFRTVGDISCTCPVESDADNLEKIIAETAVTEITERGATRMDDQVSEAAMEQRKKQGYF; encoded by the coding sequence ATGAGCACCACGCTCGATTCCACTGTGAACGCTCCGCTTAGCAACTCGGCCAACCGGATGGATCACCTCGATTGGCTCGAAGCCGAGTCGATTCATATCCTGCGCGAACTGGTCGCCGAATGCAGCAAGCCCGCGCTGCTGTTCTCGGGCGGCAAGGATTCCGTCGTGGTGCTGGCGCTTGCGCTGAAGGCGTTCGGCATTGGCGCGAATCGCAAGACCGTGCTGCCGTTCCCGCTCGTGCATATCGACACCGGCCACAACTATGACGAGGTGATCGACTTTCGCGATCGTCGTGCGAAAGAGATTGGCGCCGAACTGGTGGTGGGTCACGTCGAAGATTCGATCCGGCGCGGCACCGTGCGTCTGCGCCGCGAAACGGATTCACGCAATGCGGCGCAGGCAGTCACCCTGCTCGAGACGATCGAACAGCATGGCTATACCGCGCTGATCGGCGGCGCGCGCCGCGACGAAGAAAAGGCCCGTGCGAAAGAGCGGATTTTTTCGTTCCGCGACGAATTCGGCCAATGGGACCCGAAGGCGCAGCGCCCGGAACTGTGGAGCCTGTATAACGCCCGCCTGCATAACGGCGAGCATCTGCGCGTGTTCCCGATTTCGAACTGGACCGAACTCGACGTGTGGCAATACATCGCTCGCGAGAAGCTCGAACTGCCGTCGATCTACTACGCGCATCAGCGCGAGATCGTGCGCCGCAACGGTCTGCTCGTGCCCGTCACGCCGATTACGCCGATGCGCGAAGGCGAGACCAGTGAAACCGCGGTGGTGCGTTTCCGTACTGTCGGCGACATCAGCTGCACGTGCCCGGTGGAAAGCGACGCCGACAATCTCGAGAAGATCATTGCCGAGACGGCCGTGACCGAGATTACGGAGCGCGGCGCGACGCGGATGGACGATCAGGTCTCCGAAGCCGCGATGGAACAGCGGAAAAAGCAAGGCTATTTCTAA
- a CDS encoding GTP-binding protein yields MMSIHQPEDLGVLRFITAGSVDDGKSTLIGRLLYDSKAVLSDQLSALSRAKNKRTVGDEIDLSLLTDGLEAEREQGITIDVAYRYFATAKRKFIIADTPGHEQYTRNMVTGASTAHAAIILVDATRVTFVDGVAQLLPQTKRHSAIVKLLGLQHVIVAINKMDLVEYSEARFNEIRDAYVELARQLGLSDVRFVPVSALKGDNIVTASESMPWYAGEPLLDVLEALPVDVPTGQALRFPVQWVARQDGNQADDFRGYMGRVEAGEVKVGDTIVVLPAHREATVAEIIAPVVGGTAAVNRAFAGQTVTIRLAEDVDVSRGDMFVLSEAAPEPAKKLEADLCWFDDTPLSTQRKYLLKQTTSTVFARIGAIKEVLDVHTLSQATDRKELAMNDIGRVALTLQKPLVCDVYDSHQGTGAFVLIDEATHHTVAAGMIRAFSA; encoded by the coding sequence ATCATGAGTATTCATCAACCGGAAGACCTCGGCGTACTGCGTTTCATCACCGCGGGTAGCGTGGACGACGGCAAGAGCACGCTGATCGGCCGTCTGCTGTACGACAGCAAGGCCGTGCTGAGCGACCAGCTTTCCGCGTTATCGCGTGCGAAGAACAAGCGCACCGTGGGCGACGAAATCGATCTGTCGCTGCTGACCGACGGCCTCGAAGCCGAGCGCGAGCAGGGCATCACGATCGACGTCGCCTATCGCTACTTCGCGACCGCCAAGCGCAAGTTCATCATCGCCGACACGCCGGGCCACGAGCAGTACACGCGCAACATGGTGACGGGTGCGTCGACGGCGCACGCCGCGATCATTCTGGTCGATGCCACGCGCGTGACGTTCGTCGACGGCGTCGCGCAGTTGTTGCCGCAAACCAAGCGTCATAGCGCGATCGTGAAGCTGCTCGGTTTGCAGCACGTGATCGTCGCGATCAACAAGATGGATCTGGTCGAGTACAGCGAAGCGCGCTTCAACGAGATTCGCGACGCGTATGTGGAACTCGCGCGTCAGCTCGGACTGAGCGACGTGCGTTTCGTGCCGGTGTCGGCGCTGAAGGGCGACAACATCGTGACGGCGAGCGAGAGCATGCCGTGGTACGCCGGCGAGCCGCTGCTCGACGTGCTGGAAGCTTTGCCTGTCGATGTGCCGACCGGTCAGGCGCTGCGTTTCCCGGTGCAATGGGTCGCGCGCCAGGACGGCAACCAGGCCGACGACTTCCGCGGCTACATGGGCCGTGTCGAAGCGGGCGAGGTGAAAGTCGGCGACACGATCGTCGTGCTGCCCGCCCATCGCGAAGCGACGGTTGCCGAGATCATTGCGCCGGTGGTCGGCGGCACGGCCGCGGTGAATCGCGCGTTTGCCGGTCAGACCGTGACGATCCGTCTCGCGGAAGATGTGGACGTGTCGCGCGGCGATATGTTCGTACTGAGCGAAGCTGCGCCGGAGCCGGCGAAAAAGCTGGAAGCCGACCTGTGCTGGTTCGACGACACGCCGCTGTCGACGCAACGCAAGTATCTGTTGAAGCAGACCACCAGTACCGTATTTGCGCGGATTGGCGCGATCAAGGAAGTGCTCGACGTCCATACGTTGTCGCAGGCCACCGATCGCAAGGAACTGGCGATGAACGACATTGGCCGCGTGGCGCTGACGCTGCAAAAGCCGCTGGTGTGCGACGTGTACGACTCGCATCAGGGCACGGGCGCGTTCGTGCTGATCGACGAGGCGACGCATCACACCGTCGCGGCCGGGATGATCCGGGCGTTTTCGGCGTAA
- the cobA gene encoding uroporphyrinogen-III C-methyltransferase, whose product MGKVYLIGAGPGAADLITVRGARLLAAADVVLHDALVEPAMLDYAPSHARRIAVGKRCGRLSTAQQFINKQIVDAALEHEVVVRLKGGDPMLFGRADEEMRALEAAGIAYEVVPGITAALASAASLKRSLTLRGVSRSVALATFSRAPGSEEIREQVNADSLVFYMGRDSGVQIAQQLIDAGRSVATPVMIVEACSTERERVLSLTLEALARGDAHQWVDASQPSVLMIGEAFAARAQQGVGVDFEGLVAA is encoded by the coding sequence ATGGGTAAGGTGTATCTGATCGGCGCAGGACCAGGCGCCGCGGACCTGATTACGGTGCGCGGCGCGCGTTTGCTCGCCGCCGCCGACGTGGTGTTGCACGACGCGCTGGTCGAACCGGCCATGCTCGACTACGCGCCATCGCATGCGCGGCGTATTGCTGTTGGCAAGCGCTGCGGGCGGTTATCGACGGCGCAGCAGTTCATCAACAAGCAGATCGTGGATGCTGCGTTGGAGCACGAAGTAGTCGTGCGCCTCAAGGGCGGCGACCCGATGCTGTTTGGTCGCGCCGATGAGGAGATGCGGGCCCTGGAAGCGGCCGGCATTGCCTATGAGGTCGTACCCGGCATTACGGCTGCGTTGGCGAGCGCCGCGTCGTTGAAACGCTCTTTGACTTTGCGGGGTGTATCGCGGAGTGTGGCGTTGGCGACGTTCAGCCGCGCGCCTGGGTCGGAAGAAATTCGCGAGCAGGTGAATGCGGATTCGCTCGTGTTTTATATGGGCCGGGATAGCGGGGTGCAGATTGCGCAGCAACTGATCGATGCTGGGCGGTCGGTCGCAACCCCCGTGATGATTGTCGAGGCGTGCAGTACGGAGCGCGAGCGGGTGTTGAGTTTGACGCTCGAGGCGTTGGCGCGCGGTGACGCGCATCAATGGGTTGATGCTTCGCAGCCTTCGGTGCTGATGATCGGGGAGGCGTTTGCTGCTCGGGCGCAGCAGGGCGTTGGGGTGGATTTTGAGGGGTTGGTCGCGGCTTGA
- a CDS encoding CbiX/SirB N-terminal domain-containing protein — protein sequence MATHGLVLFAHGARDARWREPFERLADKLRLARGSGDDGGPVTLAFLELMEPDLPTAVGDLVADGCDVVTVVPVFFGQGGHVRRDLPEVIDKCRGLFPGVEVRCAVAVGEDEGVLDAVAGYCLRQV from the coding sequence ATGGCTACGCACGGGTTGGTGTTGTTTGCGCATGGCGCGAGGGATGCGCGTTGGCGGGAGCCGTTCGAAAGGCTCGCGGACAAGTTGCGCCTTGCGCGCGGTTCGGGTGATGACGGGGGGCCTGTCACGCTGGCCTTTCTCGAATTGATGGAGCCGGATTTGCCTACGGCTGTGGGGGATCTTGTCGCCGACGGGTGTGATGTTGTTACTGTCGTGCCTGTGTTTTTTGGGCAGGGCGGCCACGTTCGACGGGATTTGCCTGAGGTCATCGACAAGTGTCGGGGGCTGTTTCCTGGGGTTGAGGTTCGGTGCGCTGTCGCTGTGGGTGAGGATGAGGGTGTGCTGGATGCTGTTGCTGGTTATTGCCTTCGGCAGGTTTGA
- the lptG gene encoding LPS export ABC transporter permease LptG produces the protein MRIYERYFARQIYLTFVFILFAFSGLFFFFDLINELNSVGHGNYKFQYAVLRVALQTPSRFYEIIPVAALISAIYVFAQMAANSEYTIFRVSGLATNQALRSLLKIGIPLVFLTYLIGEVVGPYTDQLSERVRLEALGSSVSSNFQSGVWVKDTLTARADGEQVTRFVNVGELKPDATISNVRIYEFDSRFRLSNVRQAKSGKYQPPGHWQLTDVTDTQLIDVPPPPGTPADALNPVYRAKQVSLPEYSLRSELTPQILSVLLVSPDRMSMFNLFRYIQHLTENHQDTQRYEIAFWRKLLYPFAVFVMLVLSLPFAYLHTRAGVVGVKVFGGIMLGMSFQLFNTLFSHIGTLNTWPAPLTAATPGLVYLVLGLVGLKWVDRH, from the coding sequence ATGCGCATCTATGAAAGATACTTCGCGCGTCAGATCTATCTCACGTTCGTCTTTATCCTGTTTGCGTTTTCGGGTCTGTTCTTTTTCTTCGACCTGATTAACGAACTGAATTCGGTTGGCCACGGCAACTACAAATTCCAGTACGCGGTGCTGCGGGTAGCGTTGCAAACGCCGTCGCGTTTCTACGAAATCATTCCGGTTGCCGCGTTGATCAGCGCGATTTACGTGTTCGCGCAGATGGCGGCGAATTCCGAATACACGATCTTCCGTGTGTCCGGGCTTGCCACTAATCAGGCGCTGCGTTCGCTGCTAAAGATCGGCATTCCGCTCGTGTTTCTCACGTATCTGATCGGCGAAGTGGTCGGCCCGTATACGGACCAGCTGTCGGAGCGCGTGCGGCTGGAGGCGCTCGGGTCGTCGGTGTCGAGTAATTTCCAGTCGGGCGTGTGGGTGAAAGATACGCTGACCGCGCGGGCCGACGGCGAACAGGTCACGCGCTTTGTGAACGTCGGCGAATTGAAGCCGGATGCGACGATCAGCAATGTGCGCATTTACGAATTCGACTCCAGGTTCCGCCTTTCGAACGTGCGTCAGGCGAAGAGCGGCAAGTACCAGCCGCCGGGCCACTGGCAGTTGACCGACGTCACCGACACGCAGTTGATCGACGTGCCTCCGCCTCCGGGCACGCCGGCTGACGCGTTGAACCCGGTGTATCGCGCGAAGCAAGTGAGCTTGCCCGAGTACTCGCTGCGATCGGAACTGACGCCGCAGATTCTGTCGGTGCTGCTGGTGTCACCGGACCGTATGTCCATGTTCAATCTGTTTCGCTACATCCAGCATTTGACCGAGAACCATCAGGACACGCAGCGGTATGAGATTGCGTTCTGGCGCAAGCTGCTTTATCCGTTTGCGGTGTTCGTGATGCTGGTGCTGTCGTTGCCGTTTGCGTATCTGCATACGCGGGCGGGGGTGGTGGGCGTGAAGGTTTTTGGCGGGATTATGCTGGGGATGAGTTTCCAGCTGTTCAACACGTTGTTCTCGCATATTGGCACGCTGAATACGTGGCCTGCGCCGTTGACTGCGGCTACGCCGGGCCTGGTCTATCTGGTGCTGGGGCTGGTCGGATTGAAGTGGGTGGATCGCCATTAG
- the lptF gene encoding LPS export ABC transporter permease LptF yields MIFERSLQRELAYTAGAVFMVLLTLVLTTMMIRIVGFAASGEIDPRDVLVLIGLTVIGYLAIMLVATLFVSILFVLTRWYKDSEMVVWLSSGVSLTQFIKPIGIFATPIIILIMFFVFVGWPWSNQQSKLIRARFQQRDEVSLLAPGQFRESATSHRVFFIEKMSPDQGHVENVFVTSTENGKVNVVVSKNGHTETHKNGDRFVVLENGRRYDGEPGHPDFRIMEFERYGVKIQSQPVVNTPTTTGTPTLTLLRNPTRDNLAEFAWRAGLPLIAINLMLLAIPLAHQNPRRSRTINLVMAVLIYLTYSNLLNVVQSWIEQGKMSFGVGLVVLHVIVAAIVAFIFWMRVRNRPLFTRAMFSRSQGA; encoded by the coding sequence ATGATCTTCGAACGCTCCCTCCAGCGCGAACTCGCGTACACGGCTGGTGCCGTGTTCATGGTTCTCCTCACGCTCGTGCTGACCACGATGATGATCCGCATCGTCGGCTTCGCGGCTTCGGGCGAGATCGACCCGCGCGACGTGCTGGTCCTGATCGGGCTGACCGTCATCGGTTATCTGGCCATCATGCTCGTCGCGACCCTGTTCGTGTCGATCCTGTTCGTATTGACCCGCTGGTACAAAGACTCCGAGATGGTCGTGTGGCTGTCCTCGGGCGTCAGTCTGACGCAATTCATCAAGCCCATCGGCATCTTTGCTACGCCGATCATCATCCTCATCATGTTCTTCGTGTTCGTCGGCTGGCCGTGGTCGAATCAGCAAAGCAAGCTGATCCGCGCGCGCTTCCAGCAGCGCGACGAAGTCTCGCTGCTCGCGCCGGGCCAGTTCCGCGAATCGGCAACGAGCCACCGCGTGTTCTTCATAGAGAAGATGTCGCCGGACCAGGGGCACGTGGAAAACGTGTTCGTCACGAGCACCGAGAACGGCAAGGTCAACGTGGTCGTGTCGAAGAACGGCCACACCGAAACGCACAAGAATGGCGACCGCTTCGTGGTGCTGGAAAACGGCCGGCGCTATGACGGCGAGCCCGGGCATCCCGACTTCCGGATCATGGAATTCGAGCGCTATGGCGTGAAGATCCAGAGCCAGCCTGTGGTCAATACGCCGACCACGACCGGCACGCCCACGCTCACGCTACTGCGCAATCCCACCCGCGACAATCTCGCCGAGTTCGCATGGCGCGCGGGGCTGCCACTGATCGCGATCAATCTGATGCTGCTCGCCATTCCGCTTGCGCACCAGAATCCGCGGCGCAGTCGCACCATCAATCTGGTGATGGCCGTCCTTATCTATCTGACGTATTCGAATCTGTTGAACGTGGTGCAGTCGTGGATCGAGCAGGGGAAGATGTCGTTCGGCGTGGGACTGGTGGTCCTGCACGTGATCGTGGCGGCGATCGTCGCGTTCATATTCTGGATGCGGGTGCGCAACCGGCCGCTATTCACGCGGGCCATGTTCAGCCGTTCGCAGGGAGCCTGA
- a CDS encoding leucyl aminopeptidase, whose translation MDFSIKACDWTKGSSNGFLTGKSDCIVIGVFESQTLSGAALEIDEATRGLLTRIIKAGDMDGKAGTTLFLHEVSGIGASRVLLVGLGKQDAFNQKAYGEAVRAAWRALLATKVVQVTFTLAQLPVLERTADWGVRAAILALRELTYRFTQMKSKPDTTARALKRVVFSVNTGDEKAAKVAAKQGAALANGMDLTRDLGNLPSNVCTPTYLANTAKKLAKDWKLKVEVLGEKQCEALKMGSFLSVTAGSVEPAQFIVLQYQGGAAKAAPVVLVGKGVTFDTGGISLKPGEGMDEMKYDMCGAGSVLGTLRAVAEMGLKINVVGIIPAVENMPSATATKPGDIVTSMKGLTIEVLNTDAEGRLILCDALTYAERFKPAAVVDIATLTGACIIALGHHNSGLFSKDDALAGELLDASREASDPAWRMPLDDEYQDQLKSNFADLANIGGRPAGSVTAACFLSRFTDAYPWAHLDIAGTAWKSGAAKGATGRPVPLLAQFLIDRAADGRGAQ comes from the coding sequence ATGGACTTTAGCATAAAAGCCTGTGATTGGACCAAAGGCTCGTCAAACGGTTTCCTGACTGGGAAATCCGATTGCATCGTAATCGGTGTGTTCGAGTCACAAACGCTTTCGGGCGCGGCTCTCGAGATCGACGAGGCCACGCGTGGCCTGTTGACGCGCATCATCAAGGCCGGCGACATGGACGGCAAAGCCGGCACCACGCTGTTCCTGCATGAGGTGTCGGGCATTGGCGCCTCGCGGGTGCTGCTGGTCGGCCTCGGCAAACAGGACGCTTTCAACCAGAAAGCCTATGGCGAAGCGGTGCGCGCCGCCTGGCGCGCGTTGCTCGCCACCAAGGTGGTCCAGGTCACGTTCACGCTCGCGCAGTTGCCGGTCCTCGAACGCACGGCTGATTGGGGCGTGCGTGCCGCCATCCTCGCGCTGCGCGAGCTGACCTACCGCTTCACGCAGATGAAGAGCAAGCCGGACACCACCGCGCGCGCGTTGAAGCGCGTCGTCTTCAGCGTGAACACCGGCGACGAGAAGGCCGCGAAAGTCGCGGCAAAGCAGGGCGCGGCGCTCGCCAACGGCATGGACCTCACGCGTGATCTCGGCAACCTGCCGAGCAACGTCTGTACGCCCACGTACCTCGCCAACACCGCGAAAAAGCTCGCCAAAGACTGGAAACTGAAAGTCGAAGTGCTCGGTGAGAAGCAGTGCGAAGCGCTGAAAATGGGTTCGTTCCTGTCGGTCACGGCGGGCTCGGTCGAGCCGGCGCAATTCATCGTGCTGCAGTATCAGGGCGGCGCCGCGAAAGCCGCTCCCGTGGTGCTGGTGGGCAAGGGCGTGACGTTCGACACGGGCGGCATCTCGCTCAAGCCGGGCGAAGGCATGGACGAGATGAAGTACGACATGTGCGGTGCCGGTTCGGTGCTGGGCACGTTGCGCGCCGTCGCGGAAATGGGTCTGAAGATCAACGTGGTGGGCATCATTCCGGCTGTCGAGAACATGCCGTCGGCCACCGCCACCAAACCCGGCGACATCGTCACCAGCATGAAGGGCCTGACGATCGAAGTGCTCAATACCGACGCCGAAGGCCGCCTGATCCTGTGCGATGCGCTCACCTATGCGGAACGCTTCAAGCCGGCAGCGGTCGTCGACATCGCCACGCTCACGGGCGCCTGCATCATCGCGCTGGGTCATCACAACAGCGGCTTGTTCTCGAAAGACGACGCGCTCGCGGGCGAGTTGCTCGACGCATCGCGTGAAGCGTCCGACCCGGCCTGGCGCATGCCGCTCGACGACGAGTATCAGGACCAGCTCAAGTCGAACTTCGCGGACCTGGCCAACATCGGCGGCCGTCCGGCAGGCAGTGTGACGGCGGCGTGCTTCCTGTCGCGTTTCACCGACGCGTATCCGTGGGCTCACCTCGATATCGCCGGCACCGCATGGAAGAGCGGCGCGGCGAAGGGCGCGACGGGCCGTCCGGTGCCGTTGCTCGCGCAGTTCCTGATCGACCGGGCTGCGGACGGTCGCGGCGCACAATGA
- a CDS encoding DNA polymerase III subunit chi encodes MTRIDFHSNVGDSLLYACRLIRKAYQAGQPTIVLAEPERLRALDEQLWTFSPLDFVPHCMAGTALAAQTPIVLASSLEDVPHYQVLLNLGATVPAQFARFERLLEVVGNAHEELIAGRERYRFYRDRGYALNNYKQGS; translated from the coding sequence ATGACGAGAATCGATTTTCACTCGAACGTCGGCGATTCGCTGCTGTATGCGTGCCGCCTGATACGCAAGGCGTATCAGGCCGGCCAGCCGACCATCGTGCTGGCCGAGCCCGAGCGCCTGCGGGCGCTCGACGAACAGCTGTGGACCTTCTCGCCGCTCGACTTCGTGCCGCACTGCATGGCCGGCACCGCGCTCGCCGCGCAAACGCCGATCGTCCTGGCGTCCAGTCTCGAAGACGTGCCGCATTACCAGGTGCTGCTCAATCTCGGCGCCACGGTGCCTGCGCAATTCGCGCGCTTCGAAAGATTGCTGGAAGTGGTCGGTAACGCACACGAGGAACTCATCGCAGGCCGCGAGCGCTATCGCTTCTATCGCGATCGCGGCTATGCTTTGAACAACTACAAGCAAGGCAGCTAG
- a CDS encoding DUF2486 family protein gives MSDPNDNSIPVLHEILVPGKRAQPHPASNEAAVAADPSTPREPSFASEPAFAPQARHPQEPALMPRPSRAAEPVSAPAYPHEPDRGHLPRRVPSGQASQANQANHAAGQEAALAGVFDRVEPVTPLEAGATVPPDIAQDAAATPPSELDADVIAERLRGRFAGFLTGEGRAMIEARCRDALQDHTSWLVSHITREVALTLETEMTGWVREAVAEEIARRG, from the coding sequence GTGTCCGATCCCAACGACAATTCCATTCCGGTCCTGCACGAGATCCTCGTACCGGGCAAACGCGCCCAGCCGCATCCCGCATCGAACGAAGCGGCCGTCGCCGCCGATCCTTCGACGCCGCGCGAGCCGTCGTTTGCCTCCGAGCCCGCCTTCGCGCCGCAGGCGCGGCATCCGCAAGAACCCGCGTTGATGCCGCGCCCCTCGCGAGCGGCGGAGCCTGTGTCCGCACCGGCATACCCGCACGAGCCTGACCGCGGGCATTTGCCCAGGCGCGTGCCCAGCGGCCAGGCAAGCCAGGCGAACCAGGCGAATCACGCGGCAGGGCAGGAAGCCGCGCTTGCCGGCGTATTCGATCGTGTCGAACCGGTCACGCCGCTCGAAGCCGGAGCGACCGTGCCGCCCGACATCGCTCAGGATGCCGCGGCGACTCCGCCATCCGAGCTCGATGCCGATGTCATTGCCGAGCGTTTGCGCGGACGCTTCGCCGGCTTTCTGACCGGGGAAGGGCGCGCAATGATTGAAGCGCGTTGCCGCGACGCACTGCAGGATCACACGTCATGGCTCGTGAGCCACATTACGCGGGAAGTCGCGCTCACGCTGGAAACCGAAATGACCGGCTGGGTGCGGGAAGCGGTGGCGGAAGAAATCGCGCGGCGCGGCTAG
- a CDS encoding c-type cytochrome: MKSKSYAALAAAAALGAILGSGSPTARAEAATGLALAQQENCMSCHSVTRQFMGPALHDVATRYADHEDAAVYLKRKILDGSAGVWGVVPMPANTQLTPDQAATLATWILTLK, translated from the coding sequence ATGAAATCAAAGTCGTATGCGGCGCTTGCCGCTGCCGCCGCGCTGGGCGCAATACTCGGCAGCGGCAGTCCCACTGCGCGGGCAGAGGCCGCAACGGGCCTCGCGCTTGCGCAGCAGGAAAACTGTATGAGCTGCCACTCGGTCACACGCCAGTTCATGGGCCCGGCGCTCCATGACGTCGCCACCCGGTACGCCGATCACGAAGACGCCGCCGTGTATCTGAAGCGCAAGATTCTGGATGGCAGCGCGGGCGTATGGGGCGTCGTGCCGATGCCCGCCAATACCCAACTCACGCCCGATCAGGCGGCCACGCTGGCCACCTGGATTCTGACGCTCAAGTAA